In Georgenia soli, a genomic segment contains:
- a CDS encoding methyltransferase family protein, with protein MLARLVGSGDRIALTTAPVLVVGLLLNVALPAVFAVGGPPAWLAVVSVVLLVPGVVLWLWSVVLILRHVPRGELITHGPYALVRHPLYTSVALLVLPWAGFLLDTWLGALVGLVLYAATRRYAPAEEAALSRAFGPRWEAYVRSVRFPRV; from the coding sequence ATGCTGGCCCGGCTCGTCGGCAGCGGCGACCGGATCGCGCTCACGACGGCGCCCGTGCTCGTGGTCGGGCTCCTCCTCAACGTCGCCCTCCCGGCGGTGTTCGCCGTCGGCGGGCCGCCGGCCTGGTTGGCGGTGGTCTCGGTCGTGCTGCTGGTGCCGGGCGTGGTCCTCTGGCTCTGGTCGGTCGTGCTGATCCTGCGGCACGTGCCGCGGGGCGAGCTGATCACCCACGGGCCGTACGCCCTGGTGCGGCACCCGCTCTACACCTCCGTCGCCCTCCTGGTGCTCCCGTGGGCCGGCTTCCTGCTCGACACCTGGCTCGGGGCCCTGGTCGGTCTCGTCCTGTACGCGGCGACCCGGCGGTACGCGCCCGCGGAGGAGGCCGCGCTCTCGCGGGCGTTCGGTCCGCGGTGGGAGGCGTACGTCCGCTCGGTCCGGTTCCCGCGGGTCTGA
- the pulA gene encoding pullulanase-type alpha-1,6-glucosidase, translating to MNRPRTAVAALSVSALALGGLTAAVVPAAATSPSLVTAPAAPTGAGRQVVLAGSLQSELGCAGDWETACGATTLTPTDVPDVYALEAEVPAGSYEYKVALDGTWDESHPAANLPLHLTAPATLRFVFDDTTDRVSLELPDLAGDYTAADDALVAEPVRAPGSGENFYFVLTDRFANGDPANDAGGLDGDRLTTGFDPTDKGFYHGGDIAGLRERLDYIEGLGTTAIWLTPSFRNNPVQGEGADASAGYHGYWITDFTQIDPHLGTNAELEDFIDDAHARGIKVYFDIITNHTADLIDYAEKRYTYVDQATSPYRDAAGNAFDPADHAGTGNFPELDAATSFPYTPERTGDVVPEALNDVRLYHNRGNSTWSGESVTYGDFDGLDDLMTEHPTVVQTMTDVYTTWMDLGIDGFRIDTAKHVNLEFWEEWTAAIDAHAEATNPDFFTFGEVYDADARLTAPYVRDTDMSSVLDFAYQAAALNFAKGFTTAGLSGLFTSDDYYTTAHSSADALPTFLGNHDMGRVGHLLQGSGDELERSALAHSLMYLTRGQPVVYYGDEQGFIGLGNDKSARQDMFASQTQEYVDQPLLDGTTFGTGDHFDTGAGLYGHIAALAALRDAHPALDAGAQIELHATEGAGVYAFARVDREEKVEHLVAVNNAATGQTVTLTTLTPGATYAPLHGTDQPATADADGSVTLTVPALAAVVLQADRTVGAPADAGPITLSPGPGAKVEGLAPVSADVADDVWAETTFSYRLVGEEDWTLLGTAEDDTPRVFHDAKDLPTGTLVEYRAVTVDAGGNRAAASTFGSVGVDVSGSPADEPVGGDLVTVPGSHNAAMGCPGDWQPDCAAAALTLDEPSGKYVGTFTLPAGEYEYKVAVGGSWDVNYGAGGVPGGSNVRYTHPGGQVTFLYDPVTHDFTNTSQGPIVTLPGSFQDELGCTGDWQPDCLATWMLDPDQDGTFTFTTDALPSGSYEVKVAHNRSWAENYGVGGARDGANYTFSATAGKSVTFSYDIATHVLTIEVTDPPLAGVGQQRAHWLDATTLAWPRELLGGADPATLTWSLYHAPEGGLELTEGAVTGGEAVPLTYAAGGLGEELRDRFPHLADHVALAVEGLDRSAVEKILSGEIAVLQRGADGAASAFTGVQLPGVLDDLYADAAADRALGADWSGGVPSLALWAPTAKDVDLLLWADGTGSGEPERVEMSREDDGAWTVTGDAGWKDRAYRYEVDVLVPATGAVETNVVTDPYSVGLTLNTTHSVLLDLDDDAWAPRLWEETPAPVIENPVDRTIYELHVRDFSIADATVPEELRGTYAAFALKGTAGTEHLRELAEAGMNTVHLLPTFDIATIEEDRARQAVPAIPADAGPDSPEQQAAVAAVADEDGFNWGYDPYHFSVPEGSYASAGNQDGGARVAEFRSMVGGLHDAGLQVVLDQVFNHTAQSGQGERSVLDRVVPGYYHRLSATGSVETSTCCQNVATEHEMAEKLMVDSVVTWAADHHVDGFRFDLMGHHSVENMRAVRAALDELTLEEDGVDGRSVYLYGEGWNFGEVADNARFTQATQGQLGGTGIGTFSDRLRDAVRGGGPFDEDQRVHQGFGSGLATDPNAVAAGTPEEQAQRLAHLTDLVRLGLAGNLREYSFLTSAGTVQRGEELDYNGRPAGYADSPEEVVTYVDAHDNETLFDNLTLKLPTDTPMADRVRMSTLSLATTALSQTPSFWHAGADLLRSKSLDRNSYNSGDHFNLLDWSRRTNNFGVGLPPAADNEDKWDVMAPLLADPELRPAPSDIDAAAAQAQDLLRLRTSTDLFRLGSAEAIREKVTFPGSGPGATPGVIVMHVDDRLGEDADPALDGVLTVFNASPEAVTETVVELAGREYVLSPVQAEGADDVVKDTTYDAATGSVTVPARTVAVLVEVTAEPPAEPGTGPGTGRPSDRPTGPGRPADTPVGPPADRPGRGPDAERPGKHHTRAEKPGR from the coding sequence CGGACAAGGGCTTCTACCACGGCGGCGACATCGCCGGCCTGCGCGAGCGGCTGGACTACATCGAGGGGCTCGGCACCACGGCGATCTGGCTGACGCCGTCGTTCAGGAACAACCCGGTGCAGGGCGAGGGGGCCGACGCCTCCGCCGGCTACCACGGCTACTGGATCACCGACTTCACCCAGATCGACCCGCACCTGGGCACCAACGCCGAGCTCGAGGACTTCATCGACGACGCCCACGCCCGCGGCATCAAGGTCTACTTCGACATCATCACCAACCACACCGCGGACCTGATCGACTACGCGGAGAAGCGGTACACCTACGTCGACCAGGCCACCTCGCCCTACCGGGACGCCGCCGGGAACGCCTTCGACCCGGCCGACCACGCCGGCACCGGCAACTTCCCGGAGCTCGACGCGGCGACGTCGTTCCCGTACACGCCCGAGCGCACGGGCGACGTGGTCCCCGAGGCCCTCAATGACGTCAGGCTGTACCACAACCGCGGCAACTCGACCTGGTCCGGGGAGTCGGTCACCTACGGCGACTTCGACGGCCTCGACGACCTCATGACCGAGCACCCGACGGTCGTGCAGACGATGACGGACGTCTACACCACCTGGATGGACCTCGGCATCGACGGGTTCCGCATCGACACCGCCAAGCACGTGAACCTCGAGTTCTGGGAGGAGTGGACCGCGGCGATCGACGCCCACGCCGAGGCCACCAACCCCGACTTCTTCACCTTCGGCGAGGTCTACGACGCCGACGCCCGGCTGACCGCGCCGTACGTGCGCGACACCGACATGTCCTCCGTCCTCGACTTCGCCTACCAGGCGGCCGCCCTCAACTTCGCCAAGGGCTTCACCACCGCCGGGCTCTCGGGCCTGTTCACCTCGGACGACTACTACACGACGGCGCACTCGAGCGCCGACGCGCTGCCCACCTTCCTCGGCAACCACGACATGGGCCGCGTCGGCCACCTGCTCCAGGGCAGCGGCGACGAGCTGGAGCGCTCGGCGCTGGCCCACTCGCTCATGTACCTCACCCGTGGCCAGCCGGTCGTCTACTACGGCGACGAGCAGGGCTTCATCGGCCTGGGCAACGACAAGTCCGCCCGGCAGGACATGTTCGCCTCGCAGACCCAGGAGTACGTCGACCAGCCCCTGCTCGACGGCACCACGTTCGGCACGGGCGACCACTTCGACACCGGCGCGGGCCTGTACGGGCACATCGCCGCGCTGGCCGCCCTGCGCGACGCCCACCCCGCGCTCGACGCGGGCGCCCAGATCGAGCTGCACGCCACCGAGGGCGCCGGCGTCTACGCCTTCGCCCGGGTGGACAGGGAGGAGAAGGTCGAGCACCTCGTCGCCGTCAACAACGCCGCGACGGGCCAGACCGTCACGCTCACCACCCTGACCCCCGGCGCCACGTACGCGCCGCTGCACGGTACGGACCAGCCGGCGACGGCGGACGCGGACGGCTCCGTGACGCTCACCGTCCCGGCCCTGGCCGCCGTCGTCCTCCAGGCCGACCGCACCGTGGGCGCACCGGCCGACGCCGGACCGATCACCCTCAGCCCGGGCCCCGGCGCGAAGGTGGAGGGCCTCGCCCCGGTGAGCGCCGACGTCGCCGACGACGTGTGGGCCGAGACCACGTTCTCCTACCGCCTCGTCGGCGAGGAGGACTGGACGCTGCTCGGCACCGCGGAGGACGACACCCCGCGCGTCTTCCACGACGCGAAGGACCTTCCGACCGGCACGCTCGTGGAGTACCGCGCGGTCACCGTGGACGCGGGCGGCAACAGGGCGGCGGCGTCGACGTTCGGCTCGGTCGGCGTGGACGTCTCGGGCAGCCCGGCCGACGAGCCCGTCGGCGGCGACCTGGTCACGGTCCCGGGCAGCCACAACGCCGCCATGGGCTGCCCCGGCGACTGGCAGCCCGACTGCGCCGCCGCGGCACTGACGCTGGACGAGCCGTCCGGCAAGTACGTCGGCACCTTCACCCTCCCCGCCGGGGAGTACGAGTACAAGGTCGCCGTCGGCGGCAGCTGGGACGTCAACTACGGCGCCGGCGGCGTCCCGGGCGGGAGCAACGTCCGCTACACCCACCCCGGCGGCCAGGTGACGTTCCTCTACGATCCCGTCACCCACGACTTCACCAACACCTCGCAGGGCCCGATCGTCACCCTGCCCGGCTCCTTCCAGGACGAGCTGGGCTGCACCGGCGACTGGCAGCCCGACTGCCTCGCCACGTGGATGCTCGACCCCGACCAGGACGGCACGTTCACCTTCACCACCGACGCCCTGCCCTCCGGCTCCTACGAGGTCAAGGTGGCCCACAACCGCAGCTGGGCCGAGAACTACGGCGTTGGCGGCGCGCGCGACGGCGCCAACTACACCTTCTCCGCCACGGCCGGGAAGTCGGTGACCTTCAGCTACGACATCGCCACCCATGTCCTCACGATCGAGGTGACCGACCCTCCGCTGGCCGGGGTGGGTCAGCAGCGGGCCCACTGGCTCGACGCCACCACCCTCGCCTGGCCGCGCGAGCTGCTCGGCGGCGCCGACCCCGCGACGCTGACGTGGTCGCTGTACCACGCGCCGGAGGGCGGGCTCGAGCTGACCGAGGGCGCCGTCACCGGCGGTGAGGCCGTCCCGCTCACCTACGCGGCCGGCGGCCTGGGGGAGGAGCTGCGCGATCGGTTCCCGCACCTGGCGGACCACGTCGCGCTCGCCGTCGAGGGCCTGGACCGCTCCGCCGTCGAGAAGATCCTGAGCGGCGAGATCGCCGTGCTCCAGCGCGGGGCCGACGGCGCCGCCTCGGCCTTCACCGGCGTCCAGCTGCCCGGGGTGCTCGACGACCTCTACGCCGACGCCGCCGCGGACCGTGCACTCGGCGCCGACTGGTCCGGCGGCGTCCCGTCGCTGGCCCTGTGGGCGCCGACCGCCAAGGACGTCGACCTGCTCCTGTGGGCCGACGGCACCGGGAGCGGCGAGCCCGAGCGGGTCGAGATGTCCCGCGAGGACGACGGCGCCTGGACGGTCACCGGCGACGCGGGCTGGAAGGACCGCGCCTACCGCTACGAGGTCGACGTGCTCGTCCCGGCCACCGGGGCGGTGGAGACCAACGTGGTCACGGACCCGTACTCGGTGGGCCTGACGCTGAACACCACGCACTCCGTGCTGCTCGACCTCGACGACGACGCCTGGGCGCCCCGGCTCTGGGAGGAGACCCCCGCGCCGGTGATCGAGAACCCGGTGGACCGGACGATCTACGAGCTCCACGTGCGTGACTTCTCGATCGCCGACGCCACGGTGCCCGAGGAGCTCCGCGGCACCTACGCCGCGTTCGCGCTGAAGGGCACCGCGGGCACCGAGCACCTGCGCGAGCTCGCCGAGGCCGGCATGAACACCGTGCACCTGCTGCCCACCTTCGACATCGCCACGATCGAGGAGGACCGCGCCCGCCAGGCCGTCCCCGCCATCCCGGCGGACGCCGGGCCGGACTCGCCGGAGCAGCAGGCCGCTGTGGCCGCCGTCGCCGACGAGGACGGGTTCAACTGGGGCTACGACCCGTACCACTTCTCGGTCCCGGAGGGCTCCTACGCGTCGGCGGGCAACCAGGACGGCGGCGCGCGCGTGGCCGAGTTCCGCTCCATGGTCGGCGGGCTGCACGACGCCGGGCTGCAGGTGGTCCTCGACCAGGTCTTCAACCACACCGCCCAGTCCGGGCAGGGGGAGAGGTCGGTGCTGGACCGCGTGGTCCCGGGCTACTACCACCGCCTCAGCGCCACCGGCTCCGTGGAGACCTCCACGTGCTGCCAGAACGTGGCCACCGAGCACGAGATGGCCGAGAAGCTCATGGTCGACTCCGTCGTCACCTGGGCGGCCGACCACCACGTCGACGGTTTCCGGTTCGACCTCATGGGCCACCACAGCGTGGAGAACATGCGGGCCGTGCGCGCCGCGCTCGACGAGCTGACGCTCGAGGAGGACGGGGTCGACGGCAGGTCGGTCTACCTCTACGGCGAGGGCTGGAACTTCGGCGAGGTGGCGGACAACGCCCGCTTCACCCAGGCCACGCAGGGCCAGCTCGGCGGGACCGGCATCGGCACCTTCTCGGACCGGCTGCGTGACGCGGTGCGCGGCGGCGGGCCCTTCGACGAGGACCAGCGTGTCCACCAGGGCTTCGGTTCCGGCCTCGCGACGGACCCGAACGCCGTCGCCGCCGGCACCCCGGAGGAGCAGGCACAGCGCCTCGCCCACCTCACCGACCTGGTCCGCCTCGGCCTGGCCGGGAACCTGCGCGAGTACTCCTTCCTCACCAGCGCCGGCACCGTCCAGCGCGGCGAGGAGCTGGACTACAACGGCCGGCCCGCCGGCTACGCCGACAGCCCCGAGGAGGTCGTCACCTACGTCGACGCCCACGACAACGAGACGCTCTTCGACAACCTGACCCTCAAGCTGCCCACGGACACCCCGATGGCGGACCGGGTGCGGATGAGCACGCTCTCCCTGGCGACGACGGCGCTGTCGCAGACCCCCAGCTTCTGGCACGCCGGGGCGGACCTGCTGCGCTCGAAGTCGCTGGACCGCAACAGCTACAACTCCGGGGACCACTTCAATCTGCTCGACTGGTCGCGCCGGACCAACAACTTCGGCGTCGGGCTGCCGCCCGCGGCCGACAACGAGGACAAGTGGGACGTGATGGCGCCGCTGCTCGCCGACCCGGAACTGCGTCCGGCGCCGTCGGACATCGACGCCGCGGCGGCGCAGGCGCAGGACCTGCTGCGGCTGCGCACCTCCACCGACCTGTTCCGGCTCGGCTCTGCCGAGGCGATCCGGGAGAAGGTCACCTTCCCCGGCTCCGGTCCGGGCGCCACGCCCGGCGTCATCGTCATGCACGTCGACGACCGTCTGGGGGAGGACGCCGACCCGGCCCTGGACGGGGTGCTGACCGTCTTCAACGCCTCGCCCGAGGCGGTCACGGAGACGGTCGTGGAGCTGGCCGGCCGCGAGTACGTCCTCTCGCCGGTCCAGGCGGAGGGGGCCGACGACGTCGTGAAGGACACGACCTACGACGCCGCCACCGGCAGCGTGACCGTGCCGGCGCGCACCGTCGCCGTCCTGGTGGAGGTGACGGCGGAACCGCCGGCGGAGCCCGGGACCGGTCCCGGGACGGGCAGGCCGTCGGACCGGCCCACCGGCCCGGGGCGCCCCGCCGACACCCCGGTCGGCCCGCCCGCCGACCGCCCCGGTCGTGGTCCCGACGCCGAGCGTCCCGGCAAGCACCACACGCGGGCCGAGAAGCCTGGGCGCTGA